In the Anoplopoma fimbria isolate UVic2021 breed Golden Eagle Sablefish chromosome 7, Afim_UVic_2022, whole genome shotgun sequence genome, one interval contains:
- the tmem185 gene encoding transmembrane protein 185-like: MNLRGLFQDFNPSKFLIYSCLLLFSVLLSLRLDGVIQWSYWAVFTPIWLWKLLVIIGASVGTGVWAHNPQYRAEGETCVEFKAMLIAVGLHVLLLMFEVLVCDRVERGNYYWLLVFMPLFFVSPVSVAACVWGFRHDRSLELEVLCSVNILQFIFIALRLDKIIHWPWLVVCVPLWILMSFLCLVVLYYIIWSVLFLRSIDIIAEQRRTHITMAISWMTIVVPLLTFEILLVHKLDGHNSLSYVCVFVPLWLSLLTLMATTFGQKGGNHWWFGIRKDFCHFLLELLPFLREYGNVSYDLQRSEDPEAVEDMPVPEPPPKIAPMFHKKTGVVITQSPGKYFVPPPKLCIDMPD; encoded by the exons ATGAATCTAAGAGGACTCTTCCAGGACTTCAACCCCAG TAAGTTCCTGATCTACTCCTGTCTGCTGCTCTTCTCCGTGCTGCTGTCCTTGAGGCTGGATGGAGTCATCCAGTGGAGCTACTGGGCTGTGTTCACCCCGATATGGCTGTGGAAGCTGTTGGTCATCATCGGGGCCTCTGTCGGCACTGGAGTCTGGGCGCACAACCCCCAGTACAG GGCTGAAGGGGAGACATGTGTGGAGTTCAAAGCCATGCTGATCGCAGTGGGGCTCCACGTCCTGTTGCTGATGTTCGAGGTGTTGGTGTGCGACCGTGTGGAGAGAGGAAACTACTACTGGCTCCTCGTCTTCATGCCGCTCTTCTTCGTGTCGCCCGTCTCTGTAGCAGCATGCGTCTGGGGGTTCAGACACGACCGCTCCCTCGAG CTGGAGGTGTTGTGTTCAGTTAACATTCTCCAGTTCATCTTCATCGCTCTGAGGCTGGACAAGATCATCCACTGGCCGTGGCTG gtgGTGTGTGTCCCGCTGTGGATCCTGATGTCCTTCCTGTGCCTTGTTGTTCTCTACTACATCATCTGGtctgtcctcttcctccgctCCATCGACATCATCGCCGAGCAACGGCGGACCCACATCACCATGGCAATCAGTTGGATGACCATTGTCGTACCCCTTCTCACCTTTGAG ATCCTCTTGGTGCACAAGCTGGACGGCCACAACAGTCTGAgctacgtgtgtgtgttcgtcCCGCTCTGGCTCTCTCTGCTCACACTCATGGCCACCACGTTTGGCCAGAAGGGGGGAAACCACT GGTGGTTTGGCATCCGCAAGGACTTCTGCCACTTCTTGTTGGagctcctccccttcctccgaGAGTACGGCAACGTGTCCTACGACCTCCAGCGCAGCGAGGACCCTGAGGCGGTCGAGGATATGCCCGTTCCCGAGCCGCCACCAAAGATCGCCCCCATGTTCCACAAGAAGACCGGCGTGGTGATCACACAGAGCCCTGGGAAATACTTCGTCCCGCCACCTAAACTGTGCATCGACATGCCTGACTAA
- the LOC129093844 gene encoding ankyrin repeat domain-containing protein 46-like, translating to MAVVAVCADGGSCNHNGSTPLVLAKRRGVNKDAIRLLEGLEEQEVKGFNRGPHSKLETMQMADSESAMESHSLLNPNLQSSEGVLSSFRTTWQEFVEDLGFWRVLLLLVVIALLSLGIAYYVSGVLPFSTSQLELVH from the exons ATGGCTGTGGTGGCTGTGTGCGCTGACGGTGGAAGCTG CAACCACAACGGCTCCACCCCTCTGGTGCTGGCGAAGAGACGCGGCGTCAACAAGGACGCCATCCGTCTGCTGGAAGgactggaggagcaggaggtgaaGGGCTTCAACAGAGGACCCCACTCCAAACTGGAGACCATGCAGATGGCCGACAGTGAGAG TGCGATGGAGAGCCACTCCTTACTCAACCCCAACCTGCAGAGCAGCGAGGGGGTCCTGTCCAGCTTCAGGACCACCTGGCAGGAGTTTGTGGAGGACCTGGGCTTCTggagggtgctgctgctgctggtggtcaTCGCCCTGCTGTCCCTGGGCATCGCCTACTACGTCAGCGGAGTCCTGCCGTTCTCCACCAGCCAGCTGGAGCTGGTGCACTGA